The genomic window TAACACtgaaaaatatagtatttattttataatattagtttaatattttattattttctttgcattttagtagtattattatcattttttattgtgtattaCAGGTATTTCCGGAACTTCTCGAAATAAAAAAAGTTCACGAAATTAATGTCAAGTGGATAAAAAAGACATTGGATCAGATGGAAGAGAAGCCCAAAAGAAGTTGGACGAACAAGCCAAGCCCCATGCACTTGGCATGTGCCAAGCACATGTGGTCCACACAACAACACATGGCGTTGGCCATGCTTGTGGCACTCGCCACACACATAAGACATGGCGCCGGCCATGTGCCTTGTGGCACCCGCCACAGGCTTTGCACACATGGCGCCCGCCATGTGCTTTGAAGTACCCGCCACGTAGTGTTTCCTTCCTATTTTCACGGGCACGTTTCACACGGATTTATCCTCAACTCAACTGCTCCTCAGATTTCGGCGTTCCTCAGATTTCGGTGGAAGCAACTAAGATATGCACGTTTCTTATAACGGAACAACGGATTCGAAGGAGATATTTGTATCTCATAAAGACTATAAATAGAGAACACCAGTCAGTGTTTTTCACACATTATTCTACGCAGACTTAAGAGAAAAATTCAGTTTAAATTTCAGTTGTTAAGTAGTCTTAGTTTACGGAGCAAGGTGTGGTGTTGCTGTTTACACTTCCAGTTTCATTCAGTGTCTCTGCTTTCCTTTGTTCCGGTGTACCTGTACTAGTTTCACTAGTACTTGTAAGTTTTAATAAcagtacttttattttattcagtcCTCAGTATTATTATATTCCAGTTTGATATTCATATGCTCTGTTTGATTTAAAGTTACTCTGTTTNNNNNNNNNNNNNNNNNNNNNNNNNNNNNNNNNNNNNNNNNNNNNNNNNNNNNNNNNNNNNNNNNNNNNNNNNNNNNNNNNNNNNNNNNNNNNNNNNNNNNNNNNNNNNNNNNNNNNNNNNNNNNNNNNNNNNNNNNNNNNNNNNNNNNNNNNNNNNNNNNNNNNNNNNNNNNNNNNNNNNNNNNNNNNNNNNNNNNNNNNNNNNNNNNNNNNNNNNNNNNNNNNNNNNNNNNNNNNNNNNNNNNNNNNNNNNNNNNNNNNNNNNNNNNNNNNNNNNNNNNNNNNNNNNNNNNNNNNNNNNNNNNNNNNNNNNNNNNNNNNNNNNNNNNNNNNNNNNNNNNNNNNNNNNNNNNNNNNNNNNNNNNNNNNNNNNNNNNNNNNNNNNNNNNNNNNNNNNNNNNNNNNNNNNNNNNNNNNNNNNNNNNNNNNNNNNNNNNNNNNNNNNNNNNNNNNNNNNNNNNNNNNNNNNNNNNNNNNNNNNNNNNNNNNNNNNNNNNNNNAACTTCCATATAAATATAACCAATGAGAATTATATATGCACATCGAGTCAACGTTTAAAAAGTGTCATCAAGACAACATTAACCATATAGCCAATAAAAATTGCACTTAAAGGTCATGGAGACAACATTTAATGAGGGTCAACGAGACAACTTTTAATAAGGGTCATTGATGCAACATTAACCAAATTTATatagtcaataaaaattgaattttttaggGTCATCGGGGCAACATCTAATAAGGGTCATCAAGACAATTTTTAataagggtcatcgaggcaacatATAACTGAATTTATATAGCCGATAATAATTAGACTTAAGGGTCATAAACAAAGTTAATTAAGGCTCATCGAGATAACATATAATCGAAATTATATAGTCAAAATGATTTAGACTTAAAGGTCATTAATGCAACATTTAACCATATGAGAGGCAGAACCAATAGAAATTGAACTTAAGCGTCATCGAGGCAACATATTACCatcttaaaataaattacaGAGTCAATAGCAAGGAATATATTTTGGGTCAATATATCACTCTGACATATTAAATATAGGGTATCTAGTCTAATAAGACTAATGGGTCATCAAGACAACATTTAACCACATCGCCCAGAATTTAACCGatagaagaataaaaaaacggAACAAAAAACAACATAGAGACTCACGTCTTTGCGTGAAACAAAAATGTAGAAccataaacaaacaaaatcgGAACCAAAAAACAACATAGAGACTTGCGTCTTTGTGTGAAAACGCGAAACAATGTGTTTATGTACACTGATTCAAAAACCCTAGTTCTATGAAAAATAGAAATGAGAACGAAAAACCATCGATGGTGAAAAACAACACAGAGCATGAAATTGTTgcatgaaacaaaaatatagaacGATTGATGTGCCGTTAGAGTTTGatcgaagatgaaaaaaatagCGTTCGAGAGGATTTCAGttcgagagagagagagagtgtctTGTGAGATATGTTACCGTTTGCGATGGTTACTTTGTATAAATCTCAAacaatttcttttgtttgtttttctatGTTGTTGATAAAGGAAATATAGTTGCTCATGGTTTAGGCTTTTCAAtcaaaggtaatattttggttaactttttatttatcaatGTCTCTATGTATTGAAGAATAAGAAGTTGTGGTGTTTTTCTAGTTTTAGGCTTTTCTGGATCAAAGTTTGTTATTTCAGTTTCCTATTCAATTTAAGTTTGTTCTTCAAAATTGGTTGGCAACGACATGGAGTTTTTGGCGCAAGCgcaataacatttttatttagaGGTGATTTTGTGGATGTTTCCTCTTTAGTGAACCAAATTATGTACATTGCTTGGTTATGGCTTATAGGGCGTATAGGGAGTAATGCTAATTTGGCCTTTCCCGAATGGTGTAGCAATCCTTTGGgttgttttctttgtatttaaGGAGATTGTTCCTGAATGGTAAGGGTTGAGTACTCCTTGTATTCCTTATAAttcaacttttgcttataaaaaaaaaaagttttttatgtTACTATTTTACTAATAATATTGTTTATAACCTTAACTGGAACACAAAACATCGAAGAAATACTAATCACGAAGTCTAGAGTAAAAAACTCtagaaattaatataaatataaaataattaagagtatttgaagacaaaagtgagtttattgttaataaaacaaagcaaaaaaagtaatatgtactgtgtagttttattttttaaatttagaactcttaaaaaaaaaattaaactataaattataaattagattGTTGAAACCACGTAATTTTGAACTCCAATGAAGTGGGATAGAGATACTTGAACTCCATTGAATGTAGGATTTAGAAATGTATTgcatttatttgtttatattctTTAAAGACATGTTTCCTTAATAAGTAACATCTATATTGTGAGCTTCATAATTCAACGGAAGCTTCTGCAATCAAACACAATTTCATCATAGCGTGTACTGAGTCAGCTGCCTTATTGAGTCAAACTCGGCGGTGCTAACACAAATCATTAGAAAATATAAGCTAGCAAACCCTCTCGGTGCTACTACCAAGTACCATCATGAACCAAAAGTGATTTCAAAGAGTTCAAATGCTTCTAAGTTTTCACATAACATAATTTCCAAACCCAATCTGTTATAAAAATCTTCATTTTCAAAACCCCACTTTAAATATATATTCACCTCTGAGAAAAATTATGGAGTAAAAAGGAACAGAATATGCCAATTATttgagaaaaattaattttggaaGGAGAACAAGGCAAAGTTGCAAAGTTGCAAAGGAGAACAAGACTAGAAAGAGAGatcattaaattaattaaattaaataaaagatgcCACATCATTCGTGATTTGCTTCGTGAGATACTGTTCGCTATATTAATCATTTCCCATCGTTAAAACACTAATACACAGAAGAAACCAATGATAGAAACCATACATATTAATTAGTATATAATAGATTTTTCATAGGACTTATAAGTTGTGGGGATATCTTAAGAATAATGGATTTTAATTGATACATAATTAATGTGATAAATGATGATCAAGACGAGGACACTGTTTCTGTAGGGACAATTAATCAAGcttttgaaattgaattgatcAACTTGTTGCTAAAATCCCAAAGTTTTCTTCCTAATAGTCCATTTGTCGCAAATGCACTTGGTTCAAACTCATTACAATCCAAAAAGTACTTCCCAGTTACCCCTTTCAAGCTTGGATGCAGAGCAACATAGCATGTTGTTGCAGCTCCCTGCAAtttcaaaattaacaaaaataaataaataaataaatacaattaGCAACTCTATCTCAAATGtaacattttattaatttttgcgATGGCAATTGTATTATAGTTTCAGCAACATCATAAACCTTTTTTGTCGTGATTTAGGTTGCAGTTGTAGATCTTTATTTAAACCCTTGTAGAAGTAAGGACTAAGTTAAAAAACATAAGTACCTGTGGGACATTCTTCCATATGAAAAATGTGAACATCTTCAAGAAGTCTGTTTGAAAAATTGCATTATTGTGTTAGACTTACGCTAATATTAGTTTTGgtcttttttcttaataagaaTTATACggatcaacaaaaattgattgATGTTTTTAATCCAATTGACCAATTATATCAATTTTGATTGATCCACATGTCCcttataaaaatagaaaaatgggAGGGAAgaataaatatagaaaagaaCATATAACTGTTTTTTTTGGCTTTGCTCTTGTTAATAAGTTGTAGTACTACATGTTTGATTGAGAATAATTGACATACTCATAAGTAAAGAAGAGTGCCTCATAAGAGGAGTCATTATTACTCCTGGGTGCACTGAGTTGGCTGTGATGTTGACACCTTCTTCCTGTCAATAAAACAAACTCGTTAATTAATGCATAATTTGGTTACCTCTAAGAAAAGTCTTTTATGATCAATTGAATGAATGTGCAAAAGTCAAAACAGAAGGTATGATTAGAGTTTGAATGGTCGAAATTGAATGAGTTTTCTCTCTCGTAAATCAGGTATATTTTATGTGCAAGCTACATGCTCAAGTAAGAGATAGAATCCATAACTATACTTAAGTCAGAACTTAAAAACGATTATAGTATAGGTTCACCTTCAAGCGACGAGAAAGCTCATTTGAGTGTAATATGTTGGCTAACTTGGATTGTCCATAAGCCTTCTTGTCAGAGTAActgaaaaattatgaaaatattgagagaaaaaaaatcataaaagtaATCTGCCGTCAACTAATTTATCTGTTATCCACTATTGTTTATCAAATAGAGCATTCCTAGTCACGAAAATTAAAGTGTAATGATTAACATGCATACCCAATTTGATCATTGATGTTATCCAATCGAATGCCTTCTTCATAAGTGTAAGTGTGAGCAATTGATGAAAGGTTTATGATTCTTCCCTCAATTCCAGTTGATTTTGCAGTTTGTTTCATTTTGTCGAGTAGAAGGTTTGTCAACAGAAAATGACCTAAGAAAAATACACCAATTAGACTACACAAAAACCAATTATGATGCATGCTATGCATCATTCTTGAGAGTTGAGACACTACATAGTACATAGTGCATACCAAGATGATTTGTTGCAAACTGCATCTCAATTCCATCTTGTGATAGTTGAAAGGGGCAGAACATGACTCCAGCATTGTTTCTGAAAACCAAAAGCCAATCATGTTATTAGGTCCTTATTATAATAGAATACACTATCAATCTTAATTTACTTTT from Trifolium pratense cultivar HEN17-A07 linkage group LG1, ARS_RC_1.1, whole genome shotgun sequence includes these protein-coding regions:
- the LOC123905119 gene encoding short-chain dehydrogenase TIC 32 B, chloroplastic-like isoform X2, with the protein product MVGIFSLVTGMVGPSGFGSSTTAEQVTEGIDASNLTIIITGGASGIGLETARVLALRKAHVIIAARNMESAKEAKQLILEDNESARVDTMKLDLCSIKSVRSFVENFLALNLPLNILINNAGVMFCPFQLSQDGIEMQFATNHLGHFLLTNLLLDKMKQTAKSTGIEGRIINLSSIAHTYTYEEGIRLDNINDQIGYSDKKAYGQSKLANILHSNELSRRLKEEGVNITANSVHPGVIMTPLMRHSSLLMRSCNNMLCCSASKLERGNWEVLFGL
- the LOC123905119 gene encoding short-chain dehydrogenase TIC 32 B, chloroplastic-like isoform X1; this translates as MVGIFSLVTGMVGPSGFGSSTTAEQVTEGIDASNLTIIITGGASGIGLETARVLALRKAHVIIAARNMESAKEAKQLILEDNESARVDTMKLDLCSIKSVRSFVENFLALNLPLNILINNAGVMFCPFQLSQDGIEMQFATNHLGHFLLTNLLLDKMKQTAKSTGIEGRIINLSSIAHTYTYEEGIRLDNINDQIGYSDKKAYGQSKLANILHSNELSRRLKEEGVNITANSVHPGVIMTPLMRHSSLLMNFLKMFTFFIWKNVPQGAATTCYVALHPSLKGVTGKYFLDCNEFEPSAFATNGLLGRKLWDFSNKLINSISKA